A part of Nostoc sp. C052 genomic DNA contains:
- a CDS encoding ParM/StbA family protein: MSNIHASQKIFPAGFDNGYGSLKLLVEGFEVVRVPSYISTADMEDVPGRVVFNGSAYTVGESAFRTGYHFDRNTDNNENKVNNALLTLLGALAHLAHRKAWHLKLVVSLHDVGLANELQKVLNGEYQPILAGKQSEVKVEVLKVVLEGMGALFGHPLPKKLTILDFGNGTTLYSRYNRGQREVHTAYPIGVEVLIDDISQKMKHLNGGKIGDPSKIRFCLEMGHTKYSRDIDIKDVYSASLKDWYEKYLKKVVNMTLDAKHQGDEIWAIGGGCLLPGFKKLLEKNGFKILDNPVEANVFGLLEMAKTITSKNSPNTSGK, from the coding sequence ATGTCAAACATTCACGCCTCGCAAAAAATTTTTCCTGCTGGCTTTGATAACGGTTACGGAAGTCTCAAACTTTTAGTCGAAGGGTTTGAAGTTGTTCGTGTCCCCAGCTATATTTCCACAGCCGACATGGAAGATGTACCAGGGAGGGTAGTTTTTAACGGTAGTGCCTATACAGTTGGAGAATCAGCTTTCCGTACAGGTTATCATTTTGACCGGAACACAGACAATAATGAAAATAAAGTCAATAATGCGTTGTTGACATTATTGGGTGCATTGGCACATCTAGCACACCGTAAGGCTTGGCACTTAAAATTAGTTGTCAGCTTACATGATGTTGGTCTGGCTAACGAATTACAAAAAGTACTCAATGGAGAATATCAGCCAATACTTGCTGGCAAGCAATCAGAAGTAAAAGTAGAAGTGCTGAAAGTTGTACTAGAGGGTATGGGTGCATTGTTTGGGCATCCACTACCCAAAAAATTAACCATTTTAGACTTTGGCAATGGAACAACCCTGTATTCTCGTTACAACCGGGGTCAACGAGAAGTTCACACCGCCTACCCCATCGGTGTAGAAGTTCTCATTGATGATATTTCCCAAAAAATGAAACATCTAAATGGGGGAAAAATCGGAGACCCATCCAAAATCCGATTTTGCCTGGAAATGGGACATACCAAGTACAGTCGTGACATCGATATAAAAGATGTCTACAGCGCAAGTTTGAAAGATTGGTATGAAAAATACTTGAAGAAAGTGGTGAATATGACACTTGATGCCAAGCACCAAGGGGATGAAATCTGGGCGATAGGTGGAGGCTGTCTGTTACCAGGATTTAAGAAGCTATTAGAGAAGAACGGTTTCAAAATTCTGGATAATCCGGTAGAAGCTAATGTTTTTGGGCTTCTAGAAATGGCAAAAACCATTACGAGCAAGAATTCACCAAACACATCTGGGAAGTGA